In Mucinivorans hirudinis, the DNA window GCATCTCGTTGGAGAGAATCTTCGCCGCCTTAAAATCATATCCTGTCGAAAAATTAGGGTCTCTGTCAAATTGGGAACTTCCGCTATTTAAACGAATATTCTCATTTCCTCTGATAAAATAGTGTTCATCAAAAGTATTGGACTTAGAACGATAATATTGATAAAAATCCAAATTACGGTCAAAGAAAAATGTCAGACTATCAAGCTCCTGATGAAGATATTCATTCATCACCTTATTACTGCCGTTTGGAATTTTAGATTCAATCTGATAGACCTTGTTGAAAAACAACAATCGAGCTAATATTTCAGGTTTTTGGATTTTGAAAAATGTTATCTCCTCGTCCTTACTTGCAAATTCGTAGGTTAATAGTTTTTCTCGTAAATCACTCAGAGCTTTTTTAAGTTTCACAATCATATTGAGAGAGTTATCAATAATATCACAGTCATAGAAATCGAAAAGTTTTATCTCCGAATCTATCTCCTTTAATATATTATCAAAGTATTCTCTCATAAATTTCATCTATTTTAGCTTACTCATTGAGTAAATCATTTTTCGGAAGATACAAAGTGGCAAGAGTGCCCGTAAACTCAATACCATTTTGGTCATAAAATCAGATGTGTACCTTAATTTGGAACTACTATCATTTACCGCTTTAAAAACTGTTTTTGCATCCAATGCTGGGTCATAACCATTCTCATAATTATTTATCAAATACTGATGCCACCGTTTGAAATTGTCTCTATACGCTAATGGATATTTTTCTACCACAGGATTTAAGACTGATTGATATAGGTTCGTGCGAACCATACCCGGCTCAATAACCTTAACCTTTATATTCAGGTTCCGCAGTTCGTAGTAAAGACTTTCGCTCAACCCCTCAATAGCCCATTTGGATGTGTGATAAACAGATTGATACGGGAATGTTACTCTGCCTGCCACAGACGCTATATTGGCAATAACTCCTGTTCCTCGTTCTCTAAAATGGAGTAATATTGCCTGTGTCATATAAAGAACACCGTTAATGTTGGTTTGAATGAGGTTATCCAAATCTTCTTTGGATATACATTCAAGCGGTGAAGTTGCATAGACTCCGGCATTATTGACAATAGCGTCTATTTGTCCAAAATCGTTAATAACTTGTGTGATGCAGTTATCAATGGACTGTTTGCTCCTTACATCAAGCGGGTAGATTTTAATGTTGCCTACAAATGGTTCTGTGGTTGCCGGATCTTTCACCGTAGCGGCGACATTCCAACCTTTTTGACTAAACAAGACGGCAGTCGAACGACCAATACCTTGGGATGCTCCTGTAATTAAGACTGTTTTCATTTTTTTAGTTGCAAAGGTAGGGCTACACTGAGGTTCAAGCACCTAACAAATGTTAGTAAATCTGTTTACGAATGCGACTTAACGATTCAGGTTTAATCCCAATAAACGAAGCTATCTGCTTTACGGGAATATTCTGTATGACTTCGGGCTGGGTACTAAGTAACTTCATATAACGCTCTTGTGCAGTGAGAGAAATTTGCTCAATAATCCGTTCTTCTTTTTCAATCAAGAAGCTCTCCATTAGTTTTCTTCCGAATACCTGCCATTTTTCACCGGATGAATACAGTCTCTCCAAATCAGACTTTGAGACTGAGAAGAGTTCACATTCAGTTATTGTCTCCAATACCTCTTTTGATTTTTCCTCTAAGAAAAAGCTATTCAGAGAGGTGGCAAAGTTATTGGGTGTGTATAGATGAATGATTAGTTCTTCGCTTGTGTCTAATAGCTTATAATATTTCATATAGCCAGAAATGACAAAAAAGGCTTTGTTCGCAATTTTTCCGACCTCAATAATTGATG includes these proteins:
- a CDS encoding 3-oxoacyl-[acyl-carrier protein] reductase; its protein translation is MLEPQCSPTFATKKMKTVLITGASQGIGRSTAVLFSQKGWNVAATVKDPATTEPFVGNIKIYPLDVRSKQSIDNCITQVINDFGQIDAIVNNAGVYATSPLECISKEDLDNLIQTNINGVLYMTQAILLHFRERGTGVIANIASVAGRVTFPYQSVYHTSKWAIEGLSESLYYELRNLNIKVKVIEPGMVRTNLYQSVLNPVVEKYPLAYRDNFKRWHQYLINNYENGYDPALDAKTVFKAVNDSSSKLRYTSDFMTKMVLSLRALLPLCIFRKMIYSMSKLK
- a CDS encoding cAMP-binding protein (catabolite gene activator and regulatory subunit of cAMP-dependent protein kinases) produces the protein MDKILANKMELYYMQLINKVSRYIELDTDDIDLIKSVFQYELILKDSSIIEVGKIANKAFFVISGYMKYYKLLDTSEELIIHLYTPNNFATSLNSFFLEEKSKEVLETITECELFSVSKSDLERLYSSGEKWQVFGRKLMESFLIEKEERIIEQISLTAQERYMKLLSTQPEVIQNIPVKQIASFIGIKPESLSRIRKQIY
- a CDS encoding Tetracycline resistance element mobilization regulatory protein rteC yields the protein MKFMREYFDNILKEIDSEIKLFDFYDCDIIDNSLNMIVKLKKALSDLREKLLTYEFASKDEEITFFKIQKPEILARLLFFNKVYQIESKIPNGSNKVMNEYLHQELDSLTFFFDRNLDFYQYYRSKSNTFDEHYFIRGNENIRLNSGSSQFDRDPNFSTGYDFKAAKILSNEMLRIYLNKRLQNIDKEKDMEETRARYSKTPVKFTGKKVALIELGYALALSGDINNGRIEIKEIMDFLGAVFNIDLGDYYRAYITIKDRKKERTIYLNAMIQSLIKRMDEDDTI